A genomic region of Sulfobacillus acidophilus DSM 10332 contains the following coding sequences:
- a CDS encoding dihydroxyacetone kinase DhaL subunit (PFAM: DAK2 domain~TIGRFAM: dihydroxyacetone kinase, phosphoprotein-dependent, L subunit~COGs: COG2376 Dihydroxyacetone kinase~InterPro IPR012737:IPR004007~KEGG: cwo:Cwoe_3916 dihydroxyacetone kinase, L subunit~PFAM: Dak phosphatase~SPTR: PTS-dependent dihydroxyacetone kinase, DhaL subunit;~TIGRFAM: Dihydroxyacetone kinase, subunit L): MTTETLRHFWIRFADRIQGAQDELNRLDAAIGDADHGTNFARGLARVKAYCQASEDDWSDAIKAIGMALLSTVGGASGALWGSGLLRVATRLPHAADADKATLTEAIDVFVTALKERGKAELGDKTMMDVWLPARETLHERLDAGDSGWEALQYVARHARIWAEATIPLTAKKGRAAYLGPRSQGHLDPGALSSAIWWECWLEEGVAR; the protein is encoded by the coding sequence ATGACCACTGAAACATTGCGTCACTTTTGGATTCGGTTTGCCGACCGGATCCAAGGGGCCCAAGACGAGTTGAACCGACTAGATGCGGCGATCGGCGATGCGGACCATGGTACCAACTTTGCCCGTGGATTAGCGCGGGTGAAAGCGTATTGCCAGGCATCCGAGGACGACTGGTCGGATGCGATCAAGGCCATTGGCATGGCGTTATTAAGTACGGTCGGGGGCGCCTCGGGCGCCCTTTGGGGTTCGGGGTTACTGCGGGTGGCGACTCGGCTCCCGCACGCCGCGGATGCCGATAAGGCGACGCTCACGGAGGCGATTGACGTATTCGTGACCGCTCTGAAAGAACGGGGGAAAGCCGAGCTCGGGGACAAAACGATGATGGATGTGTGGTTACCGGCTCGAGAGACGCTACATGAGCGGCTGGACGCAGGCGATAGCGGGTGGGAGGCCCTTCAATATGTGGCCCGGCATGCCCGCATCTGGGCCGAAGCGACCATTCCCTTGACGGCCAAAAAAGGGCGAGCCGCCTATTTAGGTCCGCGGAGTCAGGGGCATCTGGATCCCGGAGCCTTGTCATCCGCCATTTGGTGGGAATGCTGGCTGGAGGAGGGGGTCGCCCGATGA
- a CDS encoding Cytochrome c oxidase caa3-type, assembly factor CtaG-related protein (PFAM: Cytochrome c oxidase caa3 assembly factor (Caa3_CtaG)~COGs: COG3336 membrane protein~InterPro IPR019108~KEGG: sth:STH2100 hypothetical protein~PFAM: Cytochrome c oxidase caa3-type, assembly factor CtaG-related~SPTR: Putative uncharacterized protein) translates to MGYLDQHYNWLVLWHPETLVLVILLTVLYFQVTSPDALGARWGFSRPSAGQVRFWLAAMLMDYLAMGSPLATVADGYLYVGHMLQVTILTMIVPPLIWASLPADVIETLLNRPWAARLFRIWGHPLLALVIFNVLTWIWDYPPILDKTLQVSVLFVIGNYIMLIAGLFLWWPVMAPRAQNIGGRRGFRELLTPPAGVAISPEAQMLYLFFNFDLMMPPTIFIADTTKPFYAFYERAPHVFGLGALADQQTGALLMGVAMFLAYAIAFGAAFRRYDFSSWYA, encoded by the coding sequence ATGGGCTACCTCGACCAACATTACAACTGGCTGGTGCTCTGGCACCCCGAAACCTTGGTGCTGGTGATCTTATTGACGGTACTCTATTTTCAGGTGACCAGTCCTGACGCTTTGGGGGCACGTTGGGGTTTTTCTCGCCCTTCGGCGGGACAAGTCCGGTTTTGGCTGGCGGCGATGCTGATGGACTACTTGGCCATGGGTTCGCCGCTGGCTACCGTCGCGGACGGCTATTTGTATGTCGGACATATGTTGCAAGTGACCATTTTGACCATGATCGTGCCTCCGCTCATTTGGGCGAGTCTGCCGGCGGACGTGATTGAGACTTTGCTCAACCGGCCCTGGGCGGCCCGGCTTTTCCGCATCTGGGGACATCCCTTGTTGGCCTTGGTCATTTTTAATGTGCTCACCTGGATTTGGGACTATCCGCCGATTTTGGACAAAACCCTGCAAGTGAGTGTGTTATTTGTGATCGGCAACTACATCATGTTAATTGCCGGACTATTTTTGTGGTGGCCGGTGATGGCGCCCCGGGCGCAGAACATCGGCGGTCGGCGCGGGTTTCGCGAACTATTGACACCGCCGGCGGGAGTGGCGATTAGCCCCGAGGCCCAAATGCTGTATCTTTTTTTCAACTTTGACCTGATGATGCCCCCGACCATTTTTATTGCCGATACCACCAAGCCCTTTTATGCGTTTTATGAGCGAGCGCCGCACGTCTTTGGTCTGGGCGCGCTGGCCGATCAGCAAACCGGCGCGTTGTTAATGGGTGTGGCCATGTTTTTGGCGTATGCGATTGCCTTTGGTGCGGCGTTTCGGCGATATGATTTCTCGTCCTGGTACGCTTAA
- a CDS encoding dihydroxyacetone kinase DhaM subunit (PFAM: PTS system fructose IIA component~InterPro IPR004701~KEGG: hmo:HM1_0838 dihydroxyacetone kinase, phosphotransfer subunit, putative~PFAM: Phosphotransferase system, fructose subfamily IIA component~SPTR: Putative dihydroxyacetone kinase phosphotransfer protein), whose protein sequence is MTGLLLVSHLQATAEGVRQLVKSLAGLDNDQILALGGHPEPGIAYDDLCHQLQSWQQDHELTDIIAIGDLGSSLFLLEQCRDTEIPGRLWVVDAPFLEGALAAAMAMSVGEEPQAIFQAAENAWEIRKR, encoded by the coding sequence ATGACCGGTTTGCTGTTGGTTTCGCATCTGCAGGCGACAGCCGAGGGGGTCCGCCAACTGGTCAAGTCGCTCGCGGGCTTGGACAATGACCAGATTCTGGCGCTCGGCGGACATCCGGAACCGGGAATCGCTTATGACGATCTTTGTCATCAGTTACAGAGTTGGCAACAGGACCATGAGCTGACCGATATCATTGCGATCGGGGACTTAGGCAGCTCGTTATTTTTGCTGGAACAATGCCGGGACACGGAAATTCCCGGCCGATTGTGGGTTGTCGACGCCCCCTTTTTAGAAGGGGCGTTGGCGGCTGCGATGGCGATGAGCGTGGGTGAAGAGCCCCAGGCGATTTTCCAGGCGGCGGAAAACGCGTGGGAGATCCGAAAAAGATAG
- a CDS encoding Formaldehyde dehydrogenase (PFAM: Alcohol dehydrogenase GroES-like domain; Zinc-binding dehydrogenase~COGs: COG1063 Threonine dehydrogenase and related Zn-dependent dehydrogenase~InterPro IPR013154:IPR013149~KEGG: ani:AN9114.2 hypothetical protein~PFAM: Alcohol dehydrogenase GroES-like; Alcohol dehydrogenase, zinc-binding~PRIAM: Formaldehyde dehydrogenase~SPTR: Predicted protein), whose amino-acid sequence MKAVVYQGPFQVAVQEVPEPTIQHPADVIVKITTSCICGSDLHMYEGRTAAEPGIIFGHENMGVVVETGSAVSRLKVGDRVVMPFNIGCGHCQNCESGYTAFCTEVNPGFAGGAYGYVAMGPYPGGQAQYLRVPWADFNALSLPPGREHESDFALLADIFPTGWHGVSLSGFQPGESLVVFGGGPVGLMAAYSAVLRGASEVYVVDRVPERLEKARQIGTIPINFDQADAVDQILDQRHGAYVDRAVDAVGYQATQAGREVPNTVLVSMVRVVRATGGLGVPGLYVPSDPGGVDPLAREGYLSFPVGKFFEKGLKMGTGQCNVKQYNRYLRDLIIAGRATPSFVVSHEISLEDAPLAYEKFDKRIEGYTKVLIHPND is encoded by the coding sequence ATGAAAGCGGTTGTCTACCAAGGGCCGTTTCAAGTAGCCGTCCAAGAGGTTCCTGAACCCACGATTCAGCATCCGGCAGATGTGATCGTCAAAATCACCACCTCCTGTATTTGCGGGTCGGATTTGCACATGTACGAGGGGCGTACGGCCGCCGAGCCGGGCATCATTTTTGGTCACGAAAATATGGGCGTGGTGGTCGAAACCGGATCCGCGGTAAGTCGGTTAAAAGTCGGCGATCGGGTCGTCATGCCCTTCAATATCGGCTGCGGCCATTGCCAAAATTGTGAATCCGGTTATACGGCCTTTTGCACTGAGGTGAATCCCGGTTTTGCCGGGGGCGCCTACGGTTATGTCGCCATGGGCCCCTATCCCGGCGGGCAAGCCCAATATCTACGGGTGCCCTGGGCTGATTTTAATGCGCTCAGTCTGCCCCCCGGCCGCGAACACGAATCGGACTTCGCGTTGTTGGCCGATATTTTCCCCACCGGGTGGCACGGTGTCAGTTTGTCCGGATTCCAACCCGGCGAATCCCTGGTTGTTTTCGGCGGCGGGCCGGTCGGCTTAATGGCAGCGTATAGCGCCGTGCTCCGGGGCGCCTCCGAAGTGTATGTTGTCGACCGCGTTCCCGAACGGCTGGAAAAAGCTCGTCAAATCGGTACGATCCCGATTAACTTTGATCAAGCGGATGCCGTCGACCAGATTTTAGATCAGAGGCATGGCGCCTACGTGGATCGAGCGGTTGACGCCGTAGGATATCAGGCCACGCAAGCCGGCCGCGAAGTGCCTAACACGGTTCTCGTCTCCATGGTTCGTGTAGTACGGGCGACCGGAGGGCTCGGGGTGCCCGGCCTTTATGTGCCCTCGGACCCTGGAGGTGTGGACCCGTTGGCACGGGAAGGATATCTTTCGTTTCCTGTCGGCAAGTTTTTCGAAAAAGGTCTCAAGATGGGCACCGGACAATGCAATGTCAAGCAATATAACCGTTATTTACGGGACTTAATCATCGCCGGGCGAGCCACCCCAAGCTTCGTCGTCTCTCATGAAATTTCCCTCGAGGATGCCCCTCTGGCCTATGAAAAGTTTGATAAACGGATTGAGGGGTACACCAAAGTCTTGATTCATCCGAACGATTAA
- a CDS encoding band 7 protein (PFAM: SPFH domain / Band 7 family~COGs: COG0330 Membrane protease subunits stomatin/prohibitin homologs~InterPro IPR001107~KEGG: mbn:Mboo_1173 band 7 protein~PFAM: Band 7 protein~SMART: Band 7 protein~SPTR: Band 7 protein) encodes MVVLVIFVLAVIYVLSSIRIVRQWEEMVLFTLGRFTGVRRAGLTVVWRFIQRGLIIDKRVTTTEFRTEGTLSKDKVPVTLLAVLFWKVQDVTKAALEVQNYRATIDLAAQTTLRDVVSRSDLEQLLSDQRKIDEQIASSIRERAQSWGVEVQNVEIRDIEIPSSLQDVLSRKAQAQAEKEARRIYGEAEVVAAEEFLKAAQVYETSPIAFRLRGLNVLLEAVKSDRNTLLFIPTEVTDMLRSVGPLLQPPSSSPKTDVTGPSSAAVPTDMPPI; translated from the coding sequence ATGGTTGTTCTTGTGATTTTTGTGCTTGCCGTGATATACGTGCTATCGTCGATTCGCATCGTCCGACAATGGGAGGAAATGGTGCTCTTCACTTTGGGCCGGTTTACCGGTGTACGGCGGGCAGGTCTTACCGTCGTCTGGCGCTTTATTCAACGCGGCCTCATTATCGATAAGCGTGTCACGACCACCGAATTTCGGACCGAAGGAACCCTATCGAAAGACAAGGTCCCGGTCACGCTCTTGGCCGTGTTGTTTTGGAAAGTACAAGATGTGACCAAGGCTGCGCTGGAAGTCCAAAATTATCGTGCGACGATTGATTTGGCGGCCCAGACCACCTTGCGCGACGTAGTCAGTCGGAGTGATCTCGAACAACTATTAAGCGACCAACGAAAAATCGATGAACAAATCGCCTCCAGTATTCGCGAACGAGCGCAGTCATGGGGCGTCGAAGTGCAAAACGTCGAAATCCGCGATATCGAGATCCCCAGTTCATTGCAGGATGTCCTCAGCCGTAAAGCCCAAGCCCAAGCGGAAAAAGAAGCCCGACGGATTTACGGTGAAGCGGAAGTCGTCGCCGCCGAAGAATTTTTGAAAGCCGCCCAGGTGTATGAAACCTCGCCCATCGCTTTTCGCCTACGCGGGTTGAATGTGCTATTGGAAGCCGTGAAGTCCGATCGCAATACGCTCCTCTTTATTCCGACGGAAGTCACCGATATGTTGCGAAGCGTCGGCCCCCTTCTGCAACCCCCCTCCTCCTCGCCTAAAACCGATGTGACCGGGCCTTCCTCCGCCGCGGTTCCAACCGATATGCCGCCTATTTAA
- a CDS encoding dihydroxyacetone kinase DhaK subunit (PFAM: Dak1 domain~TIGRFAM: dihydroxyacetone kinase, DhaK subunit~COGs: COG2376 Dihydroxyacetone kinase~InterPro IPR012736:IPR004006~KEGG: afo:Afer_0877 dihydroxyacetone kinase, DhaK subunit~PFAM: Dak kinase~PRIAM: Glycerone kinase~SPTR: Dihydroxyacetone kinase, DhaK subunit;~TIGRFAM: Dihydroxyacetone kinase DhaK, subunit 1) codes for MKKIMNHVDQMVDEALDGMEAAFPQYLRRIVGTHVLVRRTPKPDGRVGLVSGGGSGHEPAHGGYVGRGMLDAAVAGEVFTSPTPDQVLEGIRAAHHGAGVLLVIKNYTGDVMNFDIAWEMAEAEGIPVASVIVNDDVAVQDSLYTTGRRGIAGTVLVHKIAGALAERGGSLAEVKRIAEKVIQNVRSMGFALTPCTVPAVGRPTFELGDDEMEMGIGIHGEPGTHRQPIVPANELVDELLHRIEDDLGLGEGQHVMVLVNGMGGTPMMELAIMARRVAEWAKERRHRLEAQWVGEFMTSLDMSGASLTVLRLDEELTDLLQDPADTPAFRQGGFHDH; via the coding sequence ATGAAGAAGATTATGAATCACGTCGACCAGATGGTGGATGAAGCGCTCGACGGCATGGAAGCCGCATTTCCGCAATATCTCCGGCGGATTGTCGGTACCCATGTGCTCGTGCGCCGAACCCCCAAACCGGATGGACGCGTAGGCCTCGTATCGGGCGGAGGATCGGGTCATGAGCCCGCACACGGCGGCTATGTCGGGCGGGGCATGTTAGATGCGGCGGTGGCCGGCGAGGTATTTACCTCGCCGACGCCCGATCAGGTGCTAGAGGGCATTCGCGCCGCCCATCACGGCGCCGGCGTGTTACTCGTCATCAAAAACTATACGGGCGATGTCATGAACTTTGACATTGCTTGGGAGATGGCCGAGGCGGAAGGGATTCCCGTGGCCTCGGTCATCGTCAATGACGACGTGGCGGTTCAAGACTCGCTATATACGACCGGTCGGCGGGGAATTGCCGGGACCGTACTGGTGCATAAAATTGCCGGAGCCTTGGCGGAACGGGGCGGTTCGTTGGCAGAAGTCAAGCGCATCGCCGAGAAAGTCATTCAAAACGTGCGCTCCATGGGTTTTGCATTAACCCCGTGTACCGTGCCGGCGGTCGGGCGTCCAACTTTTGAGCTGGGCGACGACGAAATGGAGATGGGAATCGGCATTCATGGGGAGCCCGGCACTCACCGCCAACCGATTGTCCCCGCCAACGAGTTGGTTGACGAGTTATTACACCGTATTGAGGATGATTTGGGATTGGGCGAAGGGCAACATGTGATGGTACTGGTCAACGGAATGGGCGGTACGCCGATGATGGAATTGGCCATTATGGCGCGGCGCGTCGCCGAATGGGCGAAGGAGCGCCGGCATCGGTTGGAGGCCCAATGGGTGGGGGAATTTATGACGTCGTTGGACATGTCGGGCGCCTCCCTGACCGTTCTCCGATTGGATGAGGAATTAACCGACCTTTTACAGGATCCGGCCGATACGCCGGCTTTTCGGCAGGGGGGATTTCATGACCACTGA
- a CDS encoding Dihydrolipoyl dehydrogenase (PFAM: Pyridine nucleotide-disulphide oxidoreductase; Pyridine nucleotide-disulphide oxidoreductase, dimerisation domain~COGs: COG1249 Pyruvate/2-oxoglutarate dehydrogenase complex dihydrolipoamide dehydrogenase (E3)~InterPro IPR013027:IPR004099~KEGG: afo:Afer_0293 dihydrolipoamide dehydrogenase~PFAM: FAD-dependent pyridine nucleotide-disulphide oxidoreductase; Pyridine nucleotide-disulphide oxidoreductase, dimerisation~PRIAM: Dihydrolipoyl dehydrogenase~SPTR: Pyridine nucleotide-disulphide oxidoreductase dimerization region), protein MGKMSRNGVSIGPGKMLRLAREGGPGSPDSAYGLGVSSCCEVIKMDNAFDLIVIGGGGGGYPAAFRLARAGRSVLLVDDKGNLGGNCLYEGCVPSKAVRESIALFQHIQEADRFGLQVAGAHADWRAIRAYKDGIQTRRYRQHTEEIEATPRLTFIRGRARFLDSRRVEVTDHDRGTQTVVTGTDILIAAGSEASALTVPGFELTWNHHQLFAWQDTVESLPDSVIIVGAGYIGLEVASMLADLGVKTTVLEKADTVLPGMDRQLASVLADILHDRITIITGVTVNAIVKLPGGGYQVEGLAQGASEPRRWQAGQVISAVGRRPYLTPELGLDQAGVHYSPKGIVVDAMMRTNVPHIWAAGDVTGQSMLFHAAVRMSEVAAHAILDPDGTADRFRAEEMPATVFTRPEAMSVGWTREMAERFGEPVFEVERSMGVEARAQIALSTPGFLKMVISRQTGQIRGIHAVGVDAADLSAVAHLIVRLGLTPRQLGQMTFPHPTQFEIFDRLARNV, encoded by the coding sequence ATGGGCAAAATGAGCAGGAATGGGGTGTCCATCGGTCCGGGGAAAATGCTCCGATTGGCCCGGGAAGGAGGACCGGGAAGCCCTGATTCGGCATACGGCTTGGGGGTATCATCGTGCTGTGAGGTGATCAAGATGGATAACGCATTTGATTTGATCGTCATCGGTGGCGGGGGCGGAGGTTATCCGGCTGCCTTTCGGCTGGCCCGGGCCGGGCGTTCCGTGTTGTTGGTGGATGATAAAGGGAATTTGGGTGGCAACTGCCTTTATGAAGGGTGTGTCCCATCCAAAGCCGTGCGGGAATCGATCGCGTTATTTCAACATATTCAAGAGGCCGATCGTTTTGGTCTGCAGGTGGCGGGGGCCCACGCGGATTGGCGCGCCATCCGAGCCTATAAGGACGGGATTCAAACCCGACGGTATCGGCAACATACGGAAGAGATCGAAGCGACGCCCCGGTTGACGTTTATTCGCGGCCGAGCGCGGTTTTTGGATAGCCGCCGGGTCGAAGTCACCGATCATGATCGGGGCACTCAAACCGTGGTGACGGGGACCGATATCTTGATTGCCGCCGGCTCGGAAGCCAGCGCGCTGACGGTGCCCGGCTTCGAGCTGACCTGGAATCACCATCAGCTGTTTGCCTGGCAGGATACCGTGGAGTCCTTGCCTGACTCCGTTATTATTGTCGGAGCGGGGTATATCGGTCTGGAAGTGGCGTCCATGCTGGCCGATTTGGGCGTGAAGACGACCGTATTGGAAAAGGCCGATACCGTCTTACCCGGCATGGACCGGCAACTGGCGAGTGTACTGGCCGACATCCTTCACGACCGCATAACGATAATCACGGGTGTGACCGTTAACGCTATCGTCAAACTTCCGGGCGGTGGATATCAAGTGGAGGGCTTGGCTCAGGGAGCATCGGAGCCTCGGCGATGGCAAGCCGGGCAGGTGATTTCGGCGGTCGGGCGGCGTCCGTACCTGACGCCGGAATTGGGTTTGGACCAGGCCGGGGTCCACTATAGCCCAAAGGGAATTGTGGTCGATGCGATGATGCGCACGAACGTTCCCCATATTTGGGCGGCCGGGGACGTCACCGGGCAATCGATGCTGTTTCATGCGGCGGTGCGTATGAGTGAAGTGGCCGCCCACGCGATTCTTGATCCCGACGGCACGGCCGATCGGTTTCGTGCCGAGGAGATGCCGGCAACGGTGTTTACCCGGCCGGAGGCGATGTCCGTCGGGTGGACGCGGGAAATGGCCGAGCGATTCGGCGAGCCCGTGTTTGAAGTCGAACGGTCGATGGGCGTGGAAGCACGGGCGCAAATCGCCTTGAGCACGCCCGGCTTTTTAAAGATGGTCATTTCCCGGCAAACCGGGCAAATTCGGGGAATTCATGCGGTGGGTGTGGATGCGGCCGACTTGTCGGCCGTGGCGCATCTCATTGTGCGTTTAGGGTTGACGCCGCGGCAACTAGGGCAGATGACATTTCCTCACCCGACGCAATTTGAAATCTTTGACCGGTTGGCCCGTAATGTCTAA
- a CDS encoding putative transcriptional regulator, PucR family (COGs: COG2508 Regulator of polyketide synthase expression~KEGG: ace:Acel_1633 purine catabolism PurC domain-containing protein~SPTR: Putative transcriptional regulator, PucR family): MSRVNNVGTPAADAWQRLINEANSRGHRLITALRSLQSRWARQLGTPYEIRDTYGVRVIAEGDLPSRALTYVLPLRHDDRVFASVMTPSRVEPVTSADFHWLALELALILTELQEWAETEAERRGEKLRMLEEQGLTADVLELLTLCGFRSEGPFAVAGVQLASGPRFQAMEVLRRYWIAHRWRYQQGFPWIAYRPNGMMIIQFGESSGEMTRRLTVDLVGWRRYRPDLSVRAYVAEARTVNQLPMTIRDVETILDFGERFHLTGLLNSRVDRQWVRFLVDLKPDQLEKLVRETLGALLDPVHHELLETLAGYLDANQSLAAKAQKLYVHPNTVWYRVRRAEQLLGVHLKETEQLSRIWVALQGYYLLSGR, translated from the coding sequence GTGAGCCGAGTCAATAATGTCGGAACACCCGCTGCCGATGCCTGGCAGCGTCTCATTAACGAGGCGAATAGCCGAGGCCACCGGCTTATCACAGCGTTAAGGTCCCTCCAGAGCCGATGGGCCCGGCAATTAGGGACTCCCTACGAAATTCGGGATACCTACGGTGTGCGCGTGATCGCAGAGGGCGACCTACCTTCCCGGGCGTTGACTTATGTCCTGCCGCTTAGGCATGACGACCGGGTTTTCGCCTCCGTGATGACCCCTTCGCGGGTGGAACCGGTTACGAGTGCCGATTTTCATTGGTTAGCCTTGGAGTTGGCGTTGATCCTCACGGAGCTTCAGGAATGGGCCGAGACGGAAGCGGAGCGACGCGGCGAAAAGTTGCGGATGTTGGAAGAGCAGGGGCTTACCGCCGATGTATTGGAGCTTTTGACTCTTTGTGGGTTTCGTTCGGAGGGGCCTTTTGCCGTAGCGGGGGTACAATTGGCCAGCGGGCCACGATTTCAGGCCATGGAGGTGCTCCGGCGATACTGGATAGCTCACCGATGGCGTTATCAACAGGGATTCCCTTGGATTGCCTATCGTCCCAACGGGATGATGATTATCCAATTTGGCGAGTCGTCAGGGGAGATGACCCGTCGGCTTACGGTGGATCTGGTCGGCTGGCGGCGCTATCGCCCGGATCTCTCCGTAAGGGCTTATGTGGCGGAGGCTCGTACAGTGAACCAACTCCCCATGACCATTCGAGATGTCGAAACGATTTTGGACTTTGGCGAACGGTTTCACTTGACGGGATTATTGAATTCTCGTGTGGACCGTCAATGGGTGCGATTTTTAGTGGATTTGAAACCCGATCAGTTAGAAAAATTAGTGCGAGAAACGTTGGGGGCGTTATTGGATCCCGTCCATCACGAGCTGTTGGAAACCTTGGCCGGCTATCTCGACGCCAATCAGTCGTTGGCGGCGAAGGCCCAAAAACTCTATGTTCATCCAAATACGGTTTGGTATCGGGTGCGCCGGGCCGAGCAGCTGTTGGGAGTTCATCTCAAAGAGACGGAGCAACTGTCACGTATTTGGGTGGCCTTACAAGGTTATTATTTATTATCGGGGCGATGA